DNA from Fusarium falciforme chromosome 7, complete sequence:
ATCTTCTGTGTTGCGGTCGAGGAAGTTCTGTTCATGGCAAAGGTTGGGTTGATTGTGTTGAGAGGCTTGTCGCATTTGTAGAGCCTTCACGGTGGTTTAAATAATGGTCTTCGGTCAGCATCTGCGGACTGGGAAGCCGCAAACAAACTCTGATATTGCAGCTTAACTACCTGATGGTCAATGTTTTTTTCACACCGCGACTACCACCACAGATTGACTTTTCGAGTCGCCCGGCGCTCAACATGTTAGGCTTGCATTTCCGTGAGGGTTATTATCTTGGATTGTTGCTAGCTCAAGCGCTGGCAGTACAATAAGTGACAATCTTGCAGGAATGTAACCCGTTGCGAGGAGCCTCTGGACGCGTGCATGATGCCCAAGAAAAGCACAAACGAGAAAAAGAGAGTCTGTGTCTTTGGTCACGGGTTGTTCGCGCGTGCGACACCGTGACAAAGTACGCCAAGAGGTAACAGATACAGTAAGAGGCCTACGCTAAATCTGCCCACAGCAGGCTTCAACAGCACGCAATGAGTCCGTGTCTAGTTCTTGCACAGCCTCAATCGATCCGGTTTAGGCATGACATCACCGGCTGCCTCGGCCACAGTTAGCAGCTTCAGCCCTACGAACAGGGGTTTGgggctattaataaaatacgaGCTGACCGCATGCCACGACATCATGTTGACTGAGGAAGGTGATTGGTCACCAGGAATAGGCAGCtcttgatggatgatggagaggtTCTTTGAGTTTGTACCGTCAATTTCCATATATAGGTCAACCTGGCTACACTGAATAGGCATTTATCTTACGCATTGTATTGCGTTGAATTAATTTACCTCCTTGCTTCACTGCGTTTGCTTCACATTCTCAATGGTAAGCGATCGACACCTTCAGAGAATCGTCAATACGAGCCGGGACACTAACGACCCTTTGAAGGCGCCCTTAGAACTGGAATCCAACTTGCAAAGGGCAGCGGAAAACGAGAAAAACACAGAGTGGGTTTACCAGTCTTTGCCTTCATGAACGATGGGCTGATCTCTTACAGCATCAATACTGTGTATGGCTCAAATCCTCGAAGCAGAGACGGCGACACACACCAAGAGCTGCTcgaaaagctctatagctccTCCCACTACCACGTCAAGAACAGTCACCCTGCACGCATCGACGGCACATGTGAATGGTTCACTAGCCACCCTCGGTTTCATCTTTGGAGAGACAGCGAAACCTCCAGCCTTCTATGGGTCACCGGAGAGCCGGGTTGCGGAAAGTCGGTTCTTTCAAGATACCTAGCAGATGAGGTGCTGCGAAATCTCTCTCTGTGCTACTTTTTCTTCAAGGCCGAAGTTAAGGGACAAGATATGGCAGAGGATGCTCTTTGTTGTATTTTGCGACAGCTCCTGGAACAAAGACCACAGCTTCTGTCAGATCGCATCTTTCAGCTTCTCGAAGACAACAGCGACAGGGTGCGGACCTCCATCCGAAGGTTATGGCGCATATTGGCCTTGGCTGCATCGAAAAACACGGCCAGTCAAATTGTATGCATTCTagatggcctcgacgagTGCCAGGAAGAAAGTAGACAGTTGCTTGTGGAAACCCTCAACAGCTTCTTCGCCGAAGCCCACACGACCCCTAGGCTGAAAGTCTTGATAACGAACCGAACACTTTCTCATTCCGAGCGGCGATTGTACAAACCGACATCAACTCTCCATCTGGGACGGGACCCTCAGTCAGACTTTGGGAGCCTTGGCGCCGAGATTGACCTCGCAATCTCTTGCCGACTAGCGGGTTTAAGGGAAAGACTGAACCTGATAGAATCGGAACAGAGGAAGCTGGCTATGGATATCAAACAGGTCCCCGAGCGCACTCATCTATGGGTCTTTCTCCTTTTTGAATACCTCACCAACTCCCCCGGTCACGTCAAGGAATCTCGCAGAAACCTCCCCACAACAGTCAATGAAGTCTACGAGAATATTCTCTCCGCAAGCCCAAGGCCGATGAAAACAAGGAAGTTGCTGCAGATCATCATGGCGGCAGTGCGACCTCTGAGTCTAACTGAGATGGCAGTGGCTCTGGCAGTTGAGGAGGGACACACATCACAGAGCGAGCTGGATATTGAACCCGATGATCACTTTCGCCACACACTGCAGCGGCTTTGCGGTCCTCTGGTTTCTGTCATCGACGGCAGGATATATCTGTTTCACCAGACCTTGAAAACATTCCTGATCCAAGAAGATGCCACAAACTCCTCTTCTGAGACTTCACTTGTGAGTCAAGCAATCAATGGCCACAAGTGGTTGTCCTCAATCTCTCCGAGTAGCTCGAACAACATGCTTGGGCGCATCTGTGCTCAGTATCTTCTCTTCACCGACGTTGAGGATTACTTTCAGAACCCCCTCGGAAACATCGAAAAGCTACGGACCAAGCCGCTGGAGGGTATCTCCGAGAACTACCCTTTTCTTGGTTATGCGTGGGAGAACTGGGCTATCCACTCAAGAACACCATTGGACGACGATCAAGGTGATGATTCACACATGCAACAAATGCTCCAGCTTTGTTCTCCGCACAGATTGTCAACTCTGATTTGGCTCCGAAGGAAGTGGTGCCACCCAAAATTGGACTCTGAAGATATCACGAGACTCATCGTGGCATCTTACCTGGGACTTTCGTTAGTAACTCAACATCTACTGCGACTTGATACGACGGAGCCCAACGTGAGAGATGGCATTTTTGGCCGGTCTGCCCTGTCTTGGGCGGCAGGAGGTGGCTTTGAAGCTGCCATCAAAACATTTATCGACACACAGAGATCCGCCAAGAGGAGAAGTTGGCTGGAGCGTCTCTTGGGTACCGGCGTCATTCAAGTCGACTCGAAGAGCAAGCCACCTCGCACTCTAAGCGTCAGTCACCGACCTTGCACTCCATTGGGATGGGCTGTGCGTTTCGGACACGAAGGTGTCGTTAAGCAGCTGATTGCGACCAACCAAGTCAAAATTGGTGATATGATGCTATTTGATGCGGCCAAGGGAGGATACTTGGGTATCATGGAGGCCTTGCTCGGGACAGGTCAGGTAAGAGTTGACGCAAGAGACCTTTTCAAGCGAACACTCTTATCCCACGCATCGGAGTCCGGCCACGCTGGGGTAACCAAGTATCTGCTCTCATTGGGAGGCTTTGACATCGACGCGAGAGATGTGGCGGGACGAACAGCAGTAACATACGCTGCGCGGGCTGGTGAAGATGAAGTCTTGGAGCAGTTGCTGGCCACGGGCAAGGTTGACGTCGACTGCGAAGATCAAGTTCATCGTACACCATTGTGTTACGCTGCAGAACAAGGCCAGGACCCTTGCGTGAAGCTGTTGCTCTCAACTGGCCAAGCAGATGTCAATTCCCGAGACGAGAGAGGTGAGACGCCATTGTCTCTCGCGGTCGGTCAAGGAAAGGAGGAATGTGTCAAGCTGCTGCTTGCGACAGGGAAGGCAAAACTTGATACCGAGGATTACATGGGAAGAACGCCGCTGGACATTGCCTTGATACGTGGCTACGAGGGATGTGCTGCATTGTTGGAAGACCGGAGGGAGACCCCAAGATGACGAATTCGGCAAGAACCTAAATATCGGACCGAATAATCATGTGTATAGGCACGTAATGATAATTTTTAATCTATgcaataataattttcttcaTTGTCTTTTGCTCTTGGGATTTTATGCTGGCGTCGTGTGAACAATTATTTGTTGCTCTTGTGTTTGACACTCCTTGATTGTCCCACGGAATGGAAGCATcttatcatcatcatggacaaTGGGTTTTCTGATGTTttcctaagaaataataatgtTAAAAACATCAAGCTTTCCAAGACTTGCCCGGTTGACTCAAACCAATAGTCAATAAGGTTAAAGGGGCCGAACCTGAGCGGCATCAAAGTCAATCTGAAACTGCAGTGGATTCAACCTAGATAGTGAAGGCAAAACCAACAAGAAGAATATTCTCGCACATTCGAAATAACTCGAAAAGGCGTCCTACTTGGTTCGGCGTGGTCGATGCATGCACCCAAGAAGGTGGGGCGCTCAGCATGGATGTCATGTTTGCTGCCGTAGATAAATACAGAAAAGAGCTTTATTGCTGATAATGATAGGAACTTTCTCTACAGTCAAAGGGGCATCAATCACAGCTTGAAAGAAAACATTCCGACCCTCAAGCTTGAACAGCGAGGTCGCTATCTGGTAGGAGACTTGCTAAGAAATTCTTGTTCTACGATGGTAAATACTCGCTATAGTAGCCCTAGTTACTGTATATTCAAGAAATAGTACCATCAGTTCCAGGACGTGGTGCACCAGTTGCCTTCTTACCCATGAAGCCACCGGCAACCAACTTCAGTGCACTCGAAAATGgatcctccttggtcttggatgCCGCCGTCAACCCAGCTGCCTCGAATGCCTGCTCAAAATCCTTTCTGATGTCTTCAAAGTCCTCGATCCCCACAGACACACGGATGAGATCCGGAGTAACTCCTcccttgatcttctcctcatcaggGAGCTGCTGGTGCGTCGTGACCCAAGGGTGGATGATGAGAGTCTTGGCATCTCCAACGTTGGCGAGATGTGAACAGAGCTTCAAGTTATCGACAACAGCTCTCACTTCATCGATGGTTCCAGCCTGTTCAGTGGTTAGTGCCTGTTATCTGGCTTGACTGATCAGAGACTTACCACACCAAAGGTCAAGACACCGCCTGCACCACGAGTAAAGACCTTGGAAGTATACTCGTAGTCAGGGTGGGATTTGAGACCTGGGTAGAGCACCCAGTTCACATTTGGGTGCGCTTCAAGCCACTCGGCCAACTTTTGCGTGTTCTCAGCGTGTCTCTGGGCGCGGAGCGGCAGGGTCTCAAGACCTTGCAGGAATAGCCAAGCGTTGAAGGGACTCATGCAAGGGCCAAGGTCTCGCATGCTGTCCATACGTAGCTTTGCAGAGAG
Protein-coding regions in this window:
- a CDS encoding NACHT domain-containing protein encodes the protein MAPLELESNLQRAAENEKNTDINTVYGSNPRSRDGDTHQELLEKLYSSSHYHVKNSHPARIDGTCEWFTSHPRFHLWRDSETSSLLWVTGEPGCGKSVLSRYLADEVLRNLSLCYFFFKAEVKGQDMAEDALCCILRQLLEQRPQLLSDRIFQLLEDNSDRVRTSIRRLWRILALAASKNTASQIVCILDGLDECQEESRQLLVETLNSFFAEAHTTPRLKVLITNRTLSHSERRLYKPTSTLHLGRDPQSDFGSLGAEIDLAISCRLAGLRERLNLIESEQRKLAMDIKQVPERTHLWVFLLFEYLTNSPGHVKESRRNLPTTVNEVYENILSASPRPMKTRKLLQIIMAAVRPLSLTEMAVALAVEEGHTSQSELDIEPDDHFRHTLQRLCGPLVSVIDGRIYLFHQTLKTFLIQEDATNSSSETSLVSQAINGHKWLSSISPSSSNNMLGRICAQYLLFTDVEDYFQNPLGNIEKLRTKPLEGISENYPFLGYAWENWAIHSRTPLDDDQGDDSHMQQMLQLCSPHRLSTLIWLRRKWCHPKLDSEDITRLIVASYLGLSLVTQHLLRLDTTEPNVRDGIFGRSALSWAAGGGFEAAIKTFIDTQRSAKRRSWLERLLGTGVIQVDSKSKPPRTLSVSHRPCTPLGWAVRFGHEGVVKQLIATNQVKIGDMMLFDAAKGGYLGIMEALLGTGQVRVDARDLFKRTLLSHASESGHAGVTKYLLSLGGFDIDARDVAGRTAVTYAARAGEDEVLEQLLATGKVDVDCEDQVHRTPLCYAAEQGQDPCVKLLLSTGQADVNSRDERGETPLSLAVGQGKEECVKLLLATGKAKLDTEDYMGRTPLDIALIRGYEGCAALLEDRRETPR